A genomic segment from Desulfurella amilsii encodes:
- the lptA gene encoding lipopolysaccharide transport periplasmic protein LptA, translating into MKNILLIVLSFFVLVNLSLANNSIESAKKEKIPINITSNKLIAQENIGLYTFIGNVVAKRKDATLYADKMDVYKDKNTGDVSKIVCIGNVVITQPNKLAKANEGIYELKDQKITLIGNAYVKSDKNVIKSDMIVYYLDKKYAVAQGSKNERVDVTIYPNKKQTSSQTKEKK; encoded by the coding sequence ATGAAAAATATATTACTTATTGTTTTAAGTTTTTTTGTTTTAGTTAATTTATCATTGGCAAATAATTCTATTGAAAGCGCTAAAAAAGAAAAAATACCTATAAACATAACATCTAATAAATTGATTGCACAGGAAAATATTGGCCTATACACATTTATTGGCAATGTTGTGGCTAAAAGAAAAGATGCAACGCTATACGCAGATAAAATGGATGTTTATAAGGATAAGAATACTGGCGATGTTTCGAAGATAGTATGTATTGGCAATGTAGTAATTACACAGCCAAACAAATTAGCCAAAGCAAATGAAGGCATCTATGAACTTAAAGATCAGAAAATTACATTAATTGGCAATGCATATGTAAAAAGCGATAAAAATGTTATAAAGTCTGATATGATAGTTTATTACCTTGATAAAAAATACGCCGTTGCTCAAGGCTCAAAAAACGAACGCGTTGATGTAACGATTTATCCCAACAAAAAGCAGACTTCAAGTCAAACGAAGGAGAAAAAGTAA
- the rdgB gene encoding RdgB/HAM1 family non-canonical purine NTP pyrophosphatase, with protein sequence MPLAPKIIIATSNEHKLKEIKKIFSDFNVIGLTKDYNAPEETGHTFCENALIKAKSIEHLCDIVLADDSGLEVQALLGLPGVYSARYSGGDDFQNNGKLLEELKHTANRKARFVCCMVAIINKEIISAEGILEGTIAFEPKGENGFGYDPIFIPSGFNQTLAELGSEIKNKISHRKKALEQIRKKIMEKL encoded by the coding sequence ATGCCTTTAGCACCTAAAATAATTATTGCGACCTCTAATGAACATAAATTAAAAGAAATAAAAAAAATTTTTAGCGACTTTAATGTGATAGGATTAACAAAAGACTACAACGCCCCAGAAGAAACGGGTCATACTTTTTGCGAAAACGCGCTGATAAAAGCAAAAAGTATTGAACATTTATGTGATATTGTATTGGCGGATGATTCTGGTTTGGAAGTGCAAGCATTGCTAGGTTTACCTGGAGTTTATTCCGCAAGGTATTCTGGTGGCGATGATTTTCAAAACAATGGAAAATTGCTTGAAGAGCTAAAGCATACGGCAAATAGAAAAGCGCGTTTTGTTTGCTGCATGGTGGCTATTATTAATAAAGAAATAATAAGTGCAGAAGGAATTCTTGAAGGCACAATCGCATTTGAACCAAAAGGTGAGAATGGTTTTGGTTATGACCCCATTTTTATCCCCTCAGGTTTCAATCAGACTTTAGCTGAGCTTGGAAGCGAGATTAAAAATAAAATATCGCATAGAAAAAAAGCTCTTGAACAAATAAGAAAAAAAATTATGGAAAAACTATAA
- the fsa gene encoding fructose-6-phosphate aldolase, with the protein MKFFLDTANLDKITYFTSLGLVNGVTTNPSLVAKEGKEFLPTIKEILKIVDGPVSVEVIGSNSIEMIKEAKEFSKLAKNVVVKIPFTKEGVKATQILSKENVKVNMTLVFSASQALIAAKSGASYVSPFVGRLDDISQEGMELVEQIKTIFDNYNFKTEIIVASIRSPKHVVEAAMLGADIATIPPDVLELMFNHPLTDVGIKKFMKDWGNAFST; encoded by the coding sequence ATGAAATTTTTCTTAGACACGGCAAACTTAGACAAAATCACTTATTTTACAAGCTTGGGTTTAGTTAACGGTGTTACCACAAACCCATCACTTGTTGCAAAAGAAGGGAAAGAGTTTTTGCCCACCATTAAAGAAATTCTAAAAATAGTTGATGGGCCAGTTAGTGTTGAAGTTATTGGCTCTAATTCTATAGAAATGATCAAAGAAGCAAAGGAGTTTTCAAAACTAGCTAAAAATGTGGTAGTAAAAATACCTTTTACAAAAGAAGGGGTAAAAGCTACGCAAATATTGAGCAAAGAAAATGTTAAAGTGAACATGACACTAGTTTTTAGCGCATCTCAAGCACTTATTGCAGCAAAATCTGGCGCAAGCTATGTAAGCCCGTTTGTTGGTAGATTAGATGATATTTCGCAAGAAGGTATGGAGCTTGTGGAACAAATCAAGACAATTTTTGATAATTACAACTTCAAAACCGAAATTATAGTAGCAAGTATTCGCAGTCCCAAGCATGTGGTAGAAGCAGCAATGCTAGGTGCTGATATTGCGACAATTCCGCCTGATGTGCTTGAATTAATGTTCAACCATCCACTGACCGATGTGGGTATAAAAAAATTTATGAAGGATTGGGGAAATGCCTTTAGCACCTAA
- a CDS encoding PP0621 family protein, with amino-acid sequence MLKLFLFFLFIVYIYYIVRKKRRIKQNNNKPYLDELVKCENCGIYFSKKKAIRYKNLFFCSKKCKKQYEDKVGRRT; translated from the coding sequence ATGCTTAAGCTGTTTTTGTTTTTTTTGTTTATTGTTTATATTTACTATATTGTAAGAAAAAAAAGAAGAATAAAACAAAACAACAACAAGCCTTATTTGGATGAATTGGTAAAATGTGAAAATTGTGGTATATATTTTTCGAAAAAGAAAGCAATTCGTTACAAAAATTTGTTTTTTTGCTCTAAAAAGTGTAAAAAACAATATGAAGATAAGGTAGGGAGGCGAACATGA
- a CDS encoding hemolysin family protein: MILTFIIIIIILTLLEAIFDGAEIGILSLNPEHIDSRSKISSIISKYSKNPQKLLSAALVGTNVSLVISSYIGAYLSENIFNNPFVSIIFLWPMAVIFGQILPKILYRNYPLFLTRKTILVVYVFNVIFYPIIVFMFYLSNVLQKSFSSKLKQSVLSRDEIKMIVKSKYFKRNISDLEAEMIDQIVTFKEKKAQEIMIPLKKVFTLEENQTIGDLTLANKDNDYTRIPVFRERVDNIVGIVNIYDLVDAKADESLKKYAQEPVYFPEYTPIENIFSKMKKEGLRMVVIVDEYGSCSGILTIEDCLEEIFGEIEDEYDVVEQKIINTKDGLLVDADIEIEKLSEALGATIEKAPEYETLGGFLLYKFGYIPQKGEKITYRNFIFEIKSRNSKNIKKVLVRNA, encoded by the coding sequence ATGATTTTAACGTTTATTATTATCATCATCATACTTACATTACTTGAAGCTATATTTGATGGAGCAGAGATTGGTATTTTGTCGCTTAACCCCGAGCACATTGATTCTAGATCAAAAATTTCATCTATCATATCAAAATATTCAAAAAACCCTCAAAAGTTACTTTCTGCAGCTTTAGTTGGCACAAATGTTAGCCTTGTAATTTCTTCGTATATTGGAGCTTATTTAAGCGAAAATATCTTCAATAACCCGTTTGTTTCTATAATTTTTTTGTGGCCAATGGCTGTTATTTTTGGTCAAATTTTGCCAAAAATACTGTATCGAAATTATCCATTATTTTTAACAAGAAAAACCATACTTGTTGTGTATGTATTTAATGTGATATTTTACCCCATTATTGTTTTTATGTTTTACTTATCAAATGTTTTGCAAAAAAGCTTTAGTAGTAAACTCAAACAAAGCGTGCTATCACGAGACGAAATAAAAATGATTGTTAAAAGCAAGTATTTTAAGCGAAATATTTCAGATCTAGAAGCTGAAATGATTGACCAAATTGTAACTTTCAAAGAGAAAAAAGCACAGGAAATTATGATTCCTTTAAAAAAAGTGTTTACGCTGGAAGAAAACCAAACCATTGGTGATTTGACTTTAGCAAATAAAGATAACGATTATACAAGAATACCTGTTTTTAGGGAAAGGGTCGATAATATAGTGGGAATTGTAAATATTTACGACTTAGTTGATGCAAAAGCAGACGAATCACTTAAAAAATATGCGCAAGAGCCTGTATATTTTCCAGAGTACACGCCTATAGAAAATATATTTTCAAAAATGAAAAAAGAAGGCTTAAGAATGGTGGTTATTGTAGATGAGTACGGCAGCTGCAGTGGCATATTGACTATAGAAGATTGTTTAGAAGAGATTTTTGGCGAAATAGAAGATGAGTACGACGTAGTAGAACAAAAAATTATAAATACAAAAGATGGTCTTTTGGTTGATGCAGATATAGAAATAGAAAAATTAAGTGAAGCTTTAGGCGCAACTATTGAAAAAGCTCCAGAATATGAAACGTTGGGCGGTTTTTTGCTTTACAAGTTTGGTTATATTCCTCAAAAAGGTGAAAAAATAACCTACAGGAATTTTATCTTCGAAATTAAATCACGCAATAGTAAAAACATAAAGAAAGTGCTCGTAAGAAATGCTTAA